The Lucilia cuprina isolate Lc7/37 chromosome 5, ASM2204524v1, whole genome shotgun sequence genome includes a window with the following:
- the LOC111688091 gene encoding pupal cuticle protein Edg-78E-like: MFKILIVSLAICGCALAVDYQAETRNFVNEIKEDGSYNYQFDTTNGIAQQESGVGGHYATGSSQYYSPEGELIQLTYTADENGFQPQGAHLPTPPPIPEAILKSLEYIRTHPYHEEQQYQQPGAAKQYGNQQQHQGPYRKF; encoded by the exons atgttcaaaatt CTCATTGTTTCTTTAGCCATTTGTGGTTGTGCATTGGCTGTTGATTATCAGGCTGAAACCCGTAATTTCGTTAACGAAATCAAAGAGGATGGCAGCTACAATTATCAATTCGATACCACCAATGGTATTGCCCAGCAGGAGTCGGGTGTTGGTGGCCACTATGCCACTGGCTCTTCTCAATACTACTCTCCTGAGGGTGAATTGATTCAATTGACTTATACTGCCGATGAAAATGGTTTCCAACCACAAGGTGCTCATTTGCCAACACCACCACCAATTCCAGAAgctattttaaaatcattggAATACATTCGTACTCATCCCTATCATGAGGAGCAGCAATATCAACAACCCGGCGCTGCCAAACAATACGGCaatcagcaacaacatcaagGTCCCTATCGTAAATTCTAA
- the LOC124420262 gene encoding pupal cuticle protein Edg-78E, with the protein MEIEKSRHLTPKLPEKYTGTISALHFTMQILATVLITLTAAAAKNNDTITKFLSQVNSDGTYGYEVEQSSGVEYKEAGFGGHYAKGAYQYVSPEGKRIAVVYTADETGFHPESDSIPTPPPIPAYILKALEYIREHPTIEELADRKVRAKQV; encoded by the exons ATGGAAATAGAAAAGAGCCGCCACCTTACGCCAAAGTTGCCCGAAAAATACACCGGTACGATCTCTGCTTTGCATTTTACGATGCAG ATTTTGGCAACAGttttaataactttgacagCCGCAGCTGCTAAAAATAATGATACCATCACAAAATTCCTTAGTCAGGTGAACTCAGATGGTACCTACGGCTATGAGGTGGAACAATCGAGTGGTGTGGAATATAAAGAAGCAGGCTTTGGTGGCCATTATGCCAAAGGTGCCTATCAATATGTTTCGCCTGAGGGTAAACGTATTGCCGTAGTTTATACAGCTGATGAAACCGGTTTTCATCCTGAATCGGATTCTATACCGACACCACCACCAATTCCTGCTTATATTCTTAAAGCTTTGGAATATATACGTGAACATCCTACGATTGAGGAATTGGCGGATCGTAAAGTGAGAGCTAAACAAGTGTGA